One window of the Eucalyptus grandis isolate ANBG69807.140 chromosome 6, ASM1654582v1, whole genome shotgun sequence genome contains the following:
- the LOC104450377 gene encoding receptor-like protein kinase BRI1-like 3: MSREWRRIVSGSSRFVFFLLLHLLIAVAEARRRLATNDDVSGLLSFKKSSVQSDPKGFLSSWVTTSSPPCSWNGISCSSDSRVSAVNLSGAGLIGSLRLRDLAALQGLRSIDLSNNSFSAGDLSVAGTSGGGGSCLLESVDLSSNNFTDPWPANSFLASCARLAYVNLSHNSIPGGSLHIGPSLLQLDLSSNQISDFGLFNYTLTNCQNLNLLNLSHNKLIGKFDVTPYSCKNLSYLDLSSNNLTGTLPPKFVANSPASLKFLDLSQNNFSGKFSDLDFGSCGNLTVVNLSHNGFSGTSFPASLKNCRLLLAIDLSHNELQDMVPGALLGGFKNLERLYLSHNQFVGQIPPELAQACGTLQELDLSSNNLIGGLPPAFTSCSSLVSLNLGSNQLDGDFLGTVIGNITSLKLLYLPLNNITGPVPASLYQCTQLQVLDLSSNFLTGNVPDGFCSNNSSSPLEKLLLPNNYLSGNVPRQLGNCKNLKTIDLSFNDLDGAIPQEIWDLPNLLDLVMWANNLTGEIPEGICANGGNLETLILNNNFISGSIPKSIASCTNMIWVSLSSNRLTGEIPAEVGNLVSLAILQLGNNSLTGQIPELTNCRSLIWLDLNSNDLTGPVPPNLADQSGLIMPGSVSGKQFAFVRNEGGTECRGAGGLVEFEGMRKDRLESFPMIHSCPTTRIYTGVTVYTFGSNGSMIYLDLSYNFLSGTIPENYGSMGFLQVLNLGHNNFTGQIPDSFGGLKNIGVLDLSHNHLTGAVPGSLGSLNFLNDLDVSNNNLSGLIPSGGQLTTFQPSRYANNSGLCGVPLPPCSSGSRPSRPPKNDNGDKKQSFEAGMVIGITFFLTLIFGLTVALYRVKRSQKVEEQREKYIESLPTSGSGSWKVSSVHEPLSINVATFEKPLRKLTFAHLLEATNGFSAESLIGSGGFGEVYKAKLKDGNVVAIKKLIQVTGQGDREFMAEMETIGKIKHRNLVPLMGYCKVGEERLLVYEYMKWGSLESVLHDRSRGGGASKLDWPARKKIAIGSARGLAFLHHSCIPHIIHRDMKSSNVLLDENFEARVSDFGMARLVNALDTHLSVSTLAGTPGYVPPEYYQSFRCTAKGDVYSYGVILLELLSGKRPIDSSVFGDDNNLVGWAKQLQREKRVNEILDPELMEHKSGEVELYHYLRIAFECLDDRPYRRPTMIQVMAMFKELQVDSESDILDGLSLKDSVIDESREKEP; this comes from the coding sequence atgagtaGAGAATGGAGGAGAATCGTCAGTGGCTCTTCACGcttcgttttctttcttctgcttCACCTCCTCATCGCAGTTGCTGAAGCTAGGAGACGACTGGCCACCAACGACGACGTATCCGGCTTGCTCTCTTTCAAGAAGTCCTCTGTCCAGTCCGACCCGAAAGGGTTCTTGTCCAGCTGGGTGACGACATCGTCCCCTCCCTGCTCGTGGAACGGCATCTCTTGCTCCTCCGACAGCCGGGTCTCCGCCGTCAATCTCAGCGGCGCCGGCCTCATCGGCTCCCTCCGCCTCCGCGATCTGGCTGCGCTTCAAGGCCTTCGGTCCATCGACCTGAGCAACAACTCCTTCTCTGCCGGCGATCTCTCCGTCGCTGGCACCAGCGGTGGCGGCGGTTCTTGCCTCCTCGAGAGCGTTGACTTGTCCTCCAACAACTTCACCGACCCTTGGCCGGCCAATTCGTTCTTGGCTTCTTGCGCCAGGCTCGCTTACGTCAACCTCTCGCACAATTCGATTCCTGGTGGGTCTCTCCATATTGGGCCTTCTCTGCTTCAGCTTGATCTCTCTTCCAATCAAATCTCTGATTTTGGCCTCTTCAATTACACTCTCACGAACTGCCAGAACTTGAATCTGCTGAATTTGTCCCACAACAAGCTCATTGGGAAGTTCGATGTCACTCCTTACTCTTGCAAGAATTTGTCTTATCTCGATCTGTCGAGTAATAATTTGACTGGTACTCTGCCTCCCAAGTTTGTGGCCAATTCCCCAGCATCACTCAAGTTCTTGGATCTTTCTCAGAACAATTTCTCGGGAAAATTCTCTGATCTCGACTTCGGCAGCTGCGGGAACCTCACCGTGGTCAATCTCTCACACAATGGTTTCTCCGGCACCAGCTTCCCAGCGAGCCTCAAGAACTGCCGTCTCTTGCTGGCAATTGACTTGTCTCACAATGAGCTGCAGGACATGGTTCCTGGTGCTCTGCTAGGAGGTTTCAAGAATTTGGAACGGCTGTATCTGTCACACAACCAATTTGTGGGGCAAATCCCACCTGAGTTGGCGCAGGCTTGTGGGACTTTGCAAGAACTCGACCTTTCTTCGAACAATCTCATTGGAGGGTTGCCGCCGGCGTTCACTTCGTGCTCTTCTCTCGTGAGTCTCAACCTCGGGAGCAATCAACTGGATGGAGATTTTCTTGGCACGGTGATTGGAAACATCACGAGCCTCAAGCTTCTTTACTTGCCGTTAAACAATATAACCGGGCCCGTGCCGGCGTCTCTGTATCAGTGCACTCAGCTCCAGGTGCTCGACCTCAGCTCAAACTTTCTTACAGGAAATGTTCCTGATGGATTTTGCTCAAACAATTCGTCCTCGCCCCTGGAGAAGTTACTGCTTCCAAATAACTACCTTTCAGGGAACGTTCCTCGGCAGCTCGGAAACTGCAAGAACCTGAAAACCATAGATCTGAGCTTCAACGACCTTGATGGTGCAATCCCGCAAGAAATTTGGGATTTGCCGAATCTCTTGGACTTGGTTATGTGGGCAAATAACCTAACCGGCGAAATTCCCGAAGGCATTTGCGCAAATGGAGGAAACCTGGAGACTTTGATCCTGAACAACAACTTTATCTCTGGAAGCATTCCGAAATCCATCGCCAGTTGCACTAACATGATCTGGGTATCACTTTCAAGCAACCGTCTCACAGGAGAAATACCAGCAGAGGTCGGGAATCTTGTGAGCCTCGCGATCCTCCAACTGGGCAACAACTCGCTCACTGGACAGATTCCGGAGCTCACGAACTGCCGGAGCCTAATTTGGCTTGACTTGAACAGCAATGACCTCACAGGTCCGGTCCCACCTAATCTCGCTGACCAGTCCGGCCTGATAATGCCGGGCAGTGTCTCTGGCAAGCAATTTGCGTTCGTGAGGAACGAGGGCGGTACAGAGTGCAGAGGTGCTGGAGGATTGGTGGAGTTTGAGGGGATGCGTAAGGATAGATTGGAGAGTTTTCCGATGATTCATTCTTGTCCAACGACTAGGATCTATACGGGCGTGACGGTTTACACCTTCGGTAGCAATGGGAGCATGATCTACCTCGACCTGTCCTACAATTTCCTGTCAGGGACAATCCCGGAAAATTACGGCTCCATGGGCTTCTTGCAAGTTCTCAACTTGGGACACAACAATTTTACAGGACAAATTCCCGACAGTTTCGGAGGTTTGAAGAATATAGGAGTTCTCGATCTTTCACACAATCATCTCACAGGGGCTGTTCCTGGTTCATTGGGttctctcaattttctcaatGATCTTGACGTGTCCAACAATAACCTAAGTGGCCTTATCCCTTCCGGAGGTCAGCTCACGACATTCCAGCCGTCCAGATATGCAAACAACAGTGGTCTTTGTGGGGTCCCTTTACCACCCTGTTCATCCGGGAGCAGGCCGAGCCGCCCGCCGAAGAATGATAATGGGGATAAGAAGCAGTCTTTTGAGGCTGGGATGGTCATAGGCATCACATTCTTCCTCACATTAATCTTTGGCCTCACTGTCGCGCTTTACCGTGTCAAGCGGAGCCAGAAGGTCgaggaacagagagagaagtaCATAGAGAGCCTCCCCACTTCAGGCAGCGGCAGCTGGAAGGTCTCCAGTGTCCACGAGCCGTTGAGCATCAACGTCGCCACATTCGAGAAGCCTCTGCGTAAGCTCACTTTCGCACATTTACTTGAAGCTACAAATGGTTTCAGCGCGGAAAGCCTCATCGGTTCAGGAGGGTTTGGCGAGGTTTACAAGGCTAAACTAAAGGACGGGAATGTCGTTGCCATAAAGAAGCTTATTCAAGTGACGGGTCAGGGCGATAGAGAGTTCATGGCAGAAATGGAAACCATAGGGAAGATCAAGCACCGCAATCTGGTTCCATTGATGGGTTATTGCAAGGTCGGCGAGGAGAGGCTCCTTGTGTATGAGTACATGAAATGGGGAAGCCTCGAGTCGGTTCTTCATGATCGGTCTAGGGGAGGAGGTGCCTCGAAACTTGATTGGCCCGCAAGAAAGAAGATTGCCATCGGGTCGGCGAGAGGCCTAGCCTTTCTTCACCACAGTTGCATTCCTCACATCATCCACCGGGACATGAAGTCGAGCAACGTCCTTCTGGACGAGAACTTCGAAGCTAGAGTTTCTGATTTCGGCATGGCTCGCTTGGTGAACGCTCTAGACACCCATCTCAGTGTGAGCACCCTTGCAGGAACTCCGGGATATGTTCCCCCAGAGTATTATCAGAGTTTCCGTTGCACTGCGAAAGGAGATGTGTACAGTTATGGCGTAATACTTCTGGAACTTCTTTCTGGCAAAAGGCCAATCGACTCCTCCGTCTTCGGTGACGATAATAACCTCGTCGGATGGGCTAAGCAGCttcagagagagaagagagttaACGAGATACTGGACCCGGAACTGATGGAGCATAAATCAGGGGAGGTTGAGCTGTACCATTATTTGAGAATCGCATTTGAGTGCCTTGATGATAGGCCTTACCGGAGACCGACCATGATTCAGGTGATGGCAATGTTTAAGGAGCTTCAGGTTGATTCAGAGAGCGATATCCTCGATGGCCTTTCACTGAAAGACTCGGTAATCGATGAATCTCGGGAAAAAGAACCTTAG
- the LOC104450380 gene encoding WPP domain-interacting protein 1 — protein sequence MDSHGESSALESLGDCEVSPERAPGLDRSDIRSNGSCDNIDLDESGTDENCDDRVLAPDSIEKGKEIAEPNTSPPSTAQSPSGGSSSTRKGYGLKKWRRIRRDFVKDGSAQLDSSKILKRGLNGLGNQNNSSRFSVERASVEVMKDSEGSVGSTSMTRNLGLGHADGPAVHASTLESNFAAAPAFTAGADSDNSEDRSSKSSTAASAPKAKHDFSAAFGYVRERNRIKNLSGKSQGGSSQHAQQNKGRIELSKKPRGERVKIKKENSHSSVESDLRSSSSVFMQGAYASNGQKSGRAMNYYSANSDEAHMGDHFSEEIQTGYPTENVGEAEDFSQDDSAVDLSWEAGEEKHKSNRSSADHSTLIESINALQSLQEALEQEVQKFSEIGGDPVLASNGTSNGGTVLQEQSDLKHFNQNASGKLEIQILSLTENVKILEAKLEETRAELKVKESRVSELEDSTNSHKSVKEEPESTLELQREECREMETELEGLFKQKIEAEVEYLAIARTIQKLKVDAQSLMLLNEGDDQRASESEAESKAAALKKQADDLVKACEDIEVAGEVWKLQRGACKVSSCFVIQLVLFVLVFWWFILQISPQVGEVVPT from the exons ATGGATTCGCACGGAGAGAGCTCGGCCCTCGAATCTCTGGGCGATTGCGAAGTTTCGCCGGAAAGAGCGCCTGGTTTGGATCGTAGCGACATTAGGAGTAATGGGTCCTGCGACAACATTGATTTAGATGAATCGGGGACGGATGAGAATTGTGATGACCGTGTGCTGGCTCCTGATTCGATCGAGAAAGGCAAAGAAATCGCGGAACCAAATACTTCGCCGCCCTCGACAGCTCAGTCTCCTAGTGGAGGGAGTTCCTCGACGAGGAAAGGTTATGGATTGAAGAAATGGAGAAGAATCAGGAGAGACTTTGTCAAGGATGGGAGTGCTCAGTTAGACTCTAGCAAGATTTTGAAGCGAGGTTTAAATGGTTTAGGAAACCAGAACAATTCTTCGCGTTTTTCTGTTGAACGGGCTTCTGTCGAGGTTATGAAAGATAGTGAGGGTTCGGTTGGATCGACAAGTATGACAAGAAACCTGGGTCTGGGTCATGCCGATGGCCCTGCAGTGCATGCTTCTACTTTGGAATCCAATTTTGCAGCTGCACCTGCTTTTACAGCTGGTGCTGATTCTGACAACAGTGAGGATCGAAGTAGCAAATCATCTACAGCTGCTAGTGCTCCAAAGGCTAAACACGACTTCAGTGCGGCCTTTGGGTATGTCCGGGAAAGGAACAGAATTAAGAATTTGAGTGGAAAGAGTCAAGGTGGTTCATCTCAACATGCTCAACAGAATAAGGGTCGAATTGAACTCAGTAAGAAGCCTAGAGGAGAAAGGGTCaaaatcaagaaggaaaactctCATTCCAGCGTGGAATCTGACTTAAGAAGCTCAAGCTCTGTTTTTATGCAGGGTGCTTATGCCAGTAATGGTCAGAAGAGCGGAAGGGCAATGAACTATTACTCAGCAAATAGTGATGAAGCCCACATGGGTGATCACTTCAGTGAGGAAATTCAGACTGGTTATCCCACTGAAAATGTTGGGGAAGCTGAGGATTTCTCACAAGATGATTCAGCTGTGGACTTGTCTTGGGAGGCAGGGGAGGAGAAACATAAAAGCAATCGATCCTCTGCAGATCATAGTACTTTAATTGAGTCTATCAATGCCCTACAATCTCTACAGGAAGCACTTGAACAAG AAGTTCAGAAGTTCTCAGAGATAGGTGGGGACCCTGTTTTAGCAAGCAATGGCACCTCTAATGGTGGCACTGTCCTTCAAGAGCAGTCCGACTTGAAGCATTTCAACCAGAATGCTTCAGGTAAGTTGGAAATCCAGATACTGAGCTTGACAGAGAATGTGAAAATCTTAGAGGCAAAATTAGAGGAAACCAGGGCTGAGCTCAAGGTGAAGGAATCTAGGGTTTCTGAGCTAGAAGATTCTACAAACAGTCACAAGTCAGTGAAGGAAGAACCAGAAAGCACCTTGGAGTTGCAGCGAGAAGAATGCAGGGAGATGGAGACGGAGCTTGAGGGTCTCTTCAAGCAAAAGATTGAAGCTGAGGTGGAGTACCTGGCAATAGCTAGGACGATACAGAAGCTGAAAGTTGATGCGCAGAGTCTAATGCTTTTAAATGAGGGAGATGATCAGCGTGCAAGTGAAAGTGAAGCAGAAAGCAAAGCTGCTGCGCTAAAGAAGCAAGCGGATGATCTAGTGAAAGCATGTGAAGACATTGAAGTTGCTGGAGAAGTTTGGAAGTTGCAGAGAGGAGCGTGCAAGGTGTCCTCTTGTTTCGTTATACAACTAGTTTTGTTTGTGCTGGTCTTTTGGTGGTTCATCTTGCAGATCTCGCCCCAAGTCGGGGAGGTTGTTCCAACTTGA
- the LOC104450378 gene encoding uncharacterized protein LOC104450378 codes for MDDRPETPGDDANSDAAAATPPSKPRTPGNPSPAASPLPASAARLWRPAAQRNLRNQWSKLASCRQQWASASSAGRSHATSLVNAHLSRRYVPSMELGVLKDMPDIRDRACLKLFKQQELHKNKLLSAYKDMVAAVTYMVSASRSMRCFLKGASNSQLVQFSVGSEDTNDAGDGGGIPVFTFWSISSFENLAQELVEMFELELSLKRLLTKEFLIVGCEVLQSDQTSWSLELYPGEFENLSQCHLLTNKCELMPPRLKGCMSDIPPEQGGAQLSREILQVYLTTWLAEVNVDTHRVSEIFAIVGEEMHVNFQ; via the exons ATGGACGACCGACCCGAAACCCCCGGCGACGACGCCAACTCcgacgcggcggcggcgactcCTCCTTCGAAACCGAGAACCCCGGGAAACCCGTCCCCGGCCGCGTCGCCGCTGCCGGCATCGGCGGCGCGGCTCTGGAGGCCGGCCGCGCAGCGAAATTTGAGGAACCAGTGGTCCAAGCTGGCCTCGTGCAGGCAGCAGTGGGCCTCCGCTTCGTCGGCCGGAAGGTCTCACGCCACTTCTCTCGTCAACGCGCATCTCTCTCGGAG ATATGTGCCCTCAATGGAGTTGGGTGTTCTGAAGGACATGCCAGATATTCGGGACAGAGCCTGTCTAAAATTGTTTAAGCAACAG GAGCTTCACAAGAACAAACTTCTATCGGCATACAAGGATATG GTTGCTGCAGTAACTTATATGGTCAGTGCTAGTAGATCCATGAGATGTTTTTTGAAAGGAGCCAGCAATAGTCAACTTGTTCAATTTTCTGTTGGCTCAGAGGATACAAATGATGCTGGTGATGGTGGCGGAATCCCTGTATTCACTTTTTGGTCAATCTCTTCATTTG AGAATCTGGCACAAGAGCTTGTGGAGATGTTTGAGTTGGAGTTAAGTTTGAAG CGCTTGCTCACAAAGGAATTTCTTATCGTGGGATGTGAAGTGCTGCAATCTGACCAAACCAGCTGGTCTCTGGAGCTTTATCCAGGAGAGTTTGAAAATTTGTCCCAATGCCACTTGCTGACAAACAAGTGTGAGCTAATGCCTCCTAGATTGAAGGGCTGTATGTCAGATATCCCTCCTGAACAAGGCGGGGCTCAGTTAAGCCGTGAGATTTTGCAG GTCTACTTAACAACTTGGCTTGCTGAGGTGAACGTAGACACTCATAG AGTCAGTGAGATATTTGCCATAGTTGGGGAGGAAATGCATGTCAACTTTCAATGA